In the Wyeomyia smithii strain HCP4-BCI-WySm-NY-G18 chromosome 2, ASM2978416v1, whole genome shotgun sequence genome, one interval contains:
- the LOC129725531 gene encoding uncharacterized protein LOC129725531 codes for MFHQIRIRPEDRHAQRFLWREDTTKKPDVFLMDVATFGSSCSPCSAQYIKNKNAEEYAAEFPRAAEAVVKCHYVDDLLDSFDTEEEAMQVAAEVKLIHSRGGFDIRGWRSNSPAVLRHLGETVVPAVKNLDLEKGDGAERVLGMLWLPTEDELAFSTQMQQDISEIIGEGRRPTKRQVLRCVMSLFDPLGLLATYIIHGKILMQTIWRCGTGWDQEIGDEAFDLWRKWTDNLCHIDNIRLPRCFIGRTPSGSIRSIQLHTFVDASEEAHSAAAYYRIIFADGTISCVLISAKAKVAPLKPLSIPRLELRAAVLGARLASFVGDNHTYAIDKRIFWSDSSTVLAWIRSDARRYRQYVSCRIGEILTLTETQEWKWVPTKMNTADEATKWGHGPCLSPEKERFRGPTFLQYPEQQWPIQKSNVKFETVEELRSCFVHKVIIRKPIIKFERFSRWVRLVRSVAYVWRFINNACTTKQHRNQGLLSTQELQKAENTLWSICQNESFPDEIAQLKAGDSGVEKASSIYKLSPYLDEHGILRVDGRIGAAANTEFDTKFPIILSKTHRLTNLLLDNYHRENHHANFETTVNEVRQKFYIPHLRAAVRKTARLCQWCKIYKSQPTTPRMAPLPAARLAFFERPFSHVGVDCSGPVTAKIGRSHAKRWVALFTCLTIRAVHLEIAYSLSTDSCISCFCRFVGRRGAPLEVYSDNGTNFVGAERVLMRQIKSDMAEAFTNANTKWLSNPPSAPHMGGVWERMMRSVKAAIESIDTGRKLNDEGFLTLLIEAESIVNSRPLTYPPLETTEQEALTPNHFLLGSSKGVKQPAVRFVNQQDASLNSWNQIRHQLDIFWHRWLKEYLPTICRRTRWFGDTKPIEVGDLVLVADSAKRNNWIRGLISAIPLSSDGKARQATVQTSTGFLRRPVSKLALLDVKSQGKTASVTQCYGGGNVAAASGNAEPVAIGN; via the coding sequence ATGTTTCACCAAATTCGTATCAGACCTGAAGATCGACACGCACAGCGTTTTTTGTGGCGGGAAGATACAACCAAGAAACCGGATGTTTTTCTTATGGATGTGGCAACATTTGGCTCTAGTTGTTCACCGTGCAGCGCGcaatatatcaaaaataaaaacgctGAAGAATACGCGGCTGAGTTTCCACGCGCTGCAGAGGCCGTGGTGAAGTGTCATTACGTGGACGACTTGTTGGATAGTTTTGACACCGAAGAAGAAGCCATGCAAGTGGCAGCTGAAGTTAAACTTATACATAGCAGAGGCGGGTTTGACATACGTGGTTGGCGTTCCAACTCTCCAGCAGTACTGCGACATTTGGGAGAAACAGTTGTTCCGGCGGTTAAAAATCTGGACTTAGAAAAGGGAGACGGCGCTGAAAGAGTACTCGGCATGCTGTGGCTACCTACCGAAGACGAATTGGCTTTCTCAACTCAAATGCAGCAAGATATTTCAGAAATTATTGGCGAGGGCCGTCGACCAACCAAGCGACAGGTATTACGATGCGTTATGTCATTATTCGACCCTCTTGGTTTGTTGGCTACATACATAATTCACGGCAAGATTTTAATGCAAACGATATGGCGTTGCGGAACAGGCTGGGACCAAGAAATTGGAGATGAGGCATTTGACTTATGGAGAAAGTGGACCGACAATTTATGCCATATCGATAATATTCGGCTTCCTCGATGCTTCATTGGCCGAACTCCTTCAGGATCGATACGCTCTATTCAACTTCACACATTCGTGGATGCAAGCGAGGAGGCCCACAGCGCTGCTGCATATTACCGAATAATATTTGCTGATGGAACTATATCTTGTGTCTTGATATCGGCGAAAGCGAAAGTTGCACCTCTTAAACCACTATCCATACCTCGTCTAGAATTAAGGGCAGCCGTTCTCGGTGCTCGGCTAGCAAGTTTCGTGGGTGATAATCACACTTACGCAATCGACAAAAGAATATTCTGGTCGGATTCTAGTACAGTACTAGCCTGGATCCGGTCAGACGCTCGCAGATATCGGCAATACGTCTCTTGTCGAATTGGTGAAATACTCACGCTTACCGAAACTCAGGAGTGGAAATGGGTACCGACGAAAATGAACACTGCTGATGAAGCCACAAAGTGGGGTCATGGCCCCTGTTTGTCGCCGGAAAAAGAAAGGTTTCGCGGACCAACATTTCTGCAGTACCCAGAACAGCAATGGCCAATCCAAAAAAGCAACGTTAAATTCGAGACGGTAGAAGAATTGCGATCATGTTTTGTGCACAAAGTAATTATACGCAAGCCAATAATAAAATTCGAACGATTCTCTCGGTGGGTGCGGCTTGTTCGGTCGGTTGCATACGTGTGGAGATTTATAAATAACGCTTGTACCACGAAGCAGCACCGGAATCAAGGGTTGTTGAGCACCCAGGAACTTCAGAAGGCTGAAAACACACTGTGGAGCATTTGTCAAAATGAATCATTTCCTGATGAAATAGCACAGTTGAAGGCAGGCGATAGCGGGGTGGAGAAAGCATCCTCGATATACAAGCTTTCCCCTTACCTGGATGAGCACGGTATCCTGAGAGTGGACGGAAGAATAGGCGCAGCTGCAAATACCGAATTCGACACGAAATTTCCCATAATTTTATCGAAGACACACAGGTTGACAAACCTACTGTTAGACAATTATCATCGAGAAAACCACCATGCAAACTTTGAGACCACCGTCAATGAGGTAAGACAAAAATTTTATATTCCCCACCTTCGGGCAGCTGTACGAAAAACGGCTCGGTTATGCCAATGgtgtaaaatctacaaatcaCAACCAACAACTCCGAGGATGGCTCCCCTACCAGCTGCCAGGCTGGCCTTCTTCGAACGTCCTTTTTCTCACGTCGGGGTGGATTGTTCTGGTCCAGTGACGGCCAAAATCGGACGTAGTCACGCTAAGCGTTGGGTGGCACTGTTCACATGCCTGACGATCAGAGCAGTGCACCTCGAAATAGCGTATAGTTTAAGCACAGATAGTTGCATTTCATGTTTTTGTCGCTTCGTCGGTCGTCGTGGAGCTCCTCTCGAAGTCTATAGCGACAACGGTACCAACTTTGTAGGAGCGGAAAGGGTACTTATGCGGCAAATCAAAAGTGACATGGCGGAGGCGTTTACAAATGCTAATACAAAGTGGCTTTCCAACCCTCCTTCGGCCCCACACATGGGCGGAGTTTGGGAAAGGATGATGCGATCCGTTAAGGCAGCGATCGAGAGTATAGATACGGGAAGAAAGTTAAATGATGAAGGGTTTTTGACATTGTTAATTGAAGCAGAGAGTATAGTAAATTCTAGGCCACTGACCTATCCACCCTTGGAAACAACTGAGCAGGAGGCCCTCACGCCGAATCATTTTTTACTTGGCAGCTCCAAGGGAGTGAAGCAGCCAGCAGTTAGGTTTGTAAATCAACAAGATGCATCTTTGAACAGCTGGAATCAGATTCGCCATCAGCTCGACATTTTCTGGCATCGATGGCTGAAAGAGTATCTCCCAACGATCTGTAGACGAACAAGATGGTTCGGCGATACCAAACCCATTGAAGTAGGGGATCTAGTTCTTGTTGCGGATAGTGCTAAAAGGAACAATTGGATACGAGGTCTTATATCTGCGATACCGTTAAGTTCAGATGGCAAAGCGCGACAGGCCACAGTCCAGACGAGCACAGGATTTCTCAGAAGACCAGTAAGCAAGCTAGCACTTTTAGACGTCAAATCTCAAGGTAAAACTGCTTCGGTCACGCAGTGTTACGGGGGCGGGAATGTTGCCGCAGCTTCTGGCAACGCTGAGCCCGTCGCTATCGGAAATTAA